In Candidatus Paceibacterota bacterium, the following proteins share a genomic window:
- the prfB gene encoding peptide chain release factor 2 (programmed frameshift): MKETIEKIKDLKKRTLLVKDCLDIRKKKAEIVGFDADINEKGFWLDTRKAKEVMRKLDEYKNIVDFWESMENRINELDEMLSVIDEKKDKDLLKETKEKLFKLEKTFLEHEFEALMSGKYDGASAILAIHSGAGGVDAQDWSEMLLRMYLRYSEDHKYKTEIIHMSRGEEAGIKSVMFMVSGAYAYGHLKNEAGVHRLVRLSPFNADNLRQTSFALVEVLPEIASEDEEKIKDEDLRIDTFRSSGAGGQKVNKTDSAVRITHIPTKTVVECQNERSQLQNKERAMQILRSKLYKLQQEKEEEEKKKLRGEFTSAEWGNQIRSYVLHPYKMVKDHRTGVETSNAEEVLNGNIDMFIEARLKGVVQRSDRK, from the exons ATGAAAGAAACCATAGAAAAAATTAAAGACCTAAAAAAAAGGACCCTTCTTGTGAAGGACTGTCTT GACATCCGTAAGAAAAAAGCTGAGATCGTGGGTTTCGACGCTGATATAAACGAGAAAGGTTTCTGGCTCGACACCAGAAAGGCGAAAGAGGTCATGCGAAAGCTCGATGAATACAAAAACATCGTGGATTTTTGGGAAAGTATGGAAAACAGGATAAACGAGCTCGATGAGATGTTGAGCGTCATTGATGAGAAAAAAGACAAAGATCTGCTGAAAGAAACGAAAGAAAAACTTTTTAAGCTGGAAAAAACTTTTTTGGAGCATGAATTCGAAGCTTTGATGAGCGGGAAATATGACGGAGCGAGCGCGATCTTGGCGATACATAGCGGTGCGGGAGGGGTTGATGCGCAGGATTGGTCGGAAATGCTGCTTCGGATGTATCTCCGATACAGTGAAGACCATAAATATAAAACGGAGATCATACATATGTCCAGAGGGGAGGAAGCCGGGATCAAGAGCGTAATGTTCATGGTTTCGGGCGCATATGCATATGGCCATTTGAAGAACGAAGCGGGAGTGCACAGGCTTGTGCGCCTTTCCCCGTTCAATGCAGACAATCTCCGGCAGACATCGTTCGCGCTTGTTGAAGTTCTTCCCGAGATCGCTTCTGAGGATGAAGAAAAAATTAAAGACGAAGATCTGCGGATCGATACGTTCAGGTCAAGCGGAGCCGGAGGCCAGAAAGTGAATAAAACCGATTCGGCTGTCAGGATCACGCATATTCCGACCAAAACAGTTGTGGAATGCCAGAACGAAAGAAGCCAGCTGCAGAATAAAGAAAGGGCAATGCAGATCTTGAGATCAAAATTATATAAATTGCAGCAGGAAAAAGAGGAGGAGGAGAAAAAGAAGCTTCGCGGAGAGTTCACTTCTGCAGAATGGGGAAATCAGATCAGGTCCTATGTTCTTCATCCGTATAAAATGGTCAAAGACCATAGAACGGGAGTGGAAACTTCGAATGCGGAAGAAGTTCTGAATGGCAATATCGACATGTTCATCGAGGCGAGGCTTAAGGGAGTGGTCCAAAGGAGCGATAGGAAATAG